The segment ttctctcctgtatgagtTCTCTGATGTTTTCTTAGGACTGACTTCTCACTGAAAGATTTGGCACATTCgttacattcatagggtttctcccCAGTGTGAGTTCTCTGATGTCCTCTAAGATTTGATTTCTGCCTGAAAGTTtttccacactcatcacatttataGGGTTTTTCCCCAGTGTGAGTTCTGTGATGTACCCTAAGGTTTGACTTCTGGCTAAATGCTTCCCCACAATGATTACATGTATAGGGTTTTTCCCCTGTGTGAATTCTATGATGTCCTCTGAGTTGTGATTTCTGACCAAATGCTTTCTCACACTGATTACATTtatagggcttctcccctgtaTGAGTTCTATGATGTTTCCTTAGGCCTGACTTCAGTTTGAAAGCCTTCCCACattcatcacatttatatggtcttTCACCTGTGTGAGTTCTCCGATGATTTCTTAGGCCTGACATATGGCTGAAAGATtttccacattcattacattcaaAGGGTCTCTCCCCTGTGTGAATTCTTTGATGTACTATGAGGATTGATTTATAGTTGAAAGAtttcccacattcattacattcaaaaggtttctctcctgtgtgagttCTCTGATGTATTCTTAGTCCTGACTTTGCACTGAAAGCTTTCTCACATCCGTCACATttatagggtttctctcctgtgtgagttCTCTCATGTTTTTTTAGACGTGACTTCTCACTGAAAGCTTTCCCACATTGATGACATTCAAAGGGTTTCTCCTCCATGTGACTTTTCTGAGGCTGAATTAGGCATGAAGTTTTAGTGCAGGATTTTCCACATTCATTACACTCATAGGGTTTCAACATTATTTGAGTTTTCTTATGCACATTGCAAGCTGACTGGTAACCCAAAGTGTCTGTACATGTGCCATAGTCATAGGTTTGTTCTattgtgtgaattctctgatgcaCTGGAAGGGTTGAATTATGGCTGAAATTCTTTCCATATTCAAAGGATTTCACCCCTATATAAAAATTTTCCTGTTCTTTAGTGTGTAATTTTTGGCTGAAAGATTTCCCTTCTATGTCAGTTTTTTGAGTGATCCTactaaaattatttctgtttttagtaCATTCATATTTATTAAACTCATAGTGACTCTTCTCCTCTGGATGACTGCTCTGAGAAACTATCAAGGTTGATTTCTGATGTTGGTTTTCCCcaaatttattgaatttataaGGTTTCATTTTTGGATGGGTACTCTTGGACATAACAAGGGcagtcttttcaagaaaatctttTCTACATTCATTATATTCAAAAGCTTGCTGCAAAGTCTGAATTGTCTGATGCTGGATAACTTTGTCTTTATGTCCAAAGGTTTTCACATTTTTACTACAAACAAAAGAATTCTCTCCAGTATTAGTTCTGCCATCCTTAATACTGAAAAGCCAATTCTCACATACATTAGGCACATAAGTCTTTTTTGAATATTGACAGTGTGGGGCCAGTGAGCTAAGAAGCAAGTAAGTAGACCCTGTAGTGTCAAATTTACAGGGTATTGTTTCTGCAGGAAAAATGTTTATGTCCAGAGTACATGGTTTTCCTGATATTTCTTGTTCCATAGTCAATGATTTGTTGATGAATAAAACTTGCCTCAAACGTTTGCCTTGGTTTTCTAGGCTCTCCTCTAAGAGTTCATCAGGTTGGAATTcttctaaaaatgagaaaattaaaaatattttatgatatttaacACACTTATAAAATGAGATTTATATACCTATGCCCCATTATGTGTTTGACTCCTTGGTGTCTGGCTCAGTTTCtttcccaaaaataaagtaatttcaagtttatattctctcttcttttgttGTTAAAAACTTTTTCTACTGGAAAAAGAGAGCAATCTAGAAATGAAATTACACATATCTTTGGTAACTTAAACCATAATTttcaaaactggaaagagaagagGATATAAAGGAAAGCAACAATTAAGAAAGGAGAATATATTTAAGAGAGCTGAATCCTGGGAACAGAGAAAACAAAGACTGGAATGAATTTCACAAGGATTTTGCTCTAAGTAGATAACAAAATGTATCAATGGAGAATTGCTTTTTAGTGGCTTTACTGAGATCGAGTTTGCATTAGGGAAGCACACCAGTGACTATATTCACAGTGAAACATAGAGTACAATGATAAGAAAACCACTAGTCTGTATGTTTCCAAATGGAGCTccaccctggtctgggaactaagattctgcaagctacATGGTatggcaaacaaacaaacaaaaatcatggcaccAACTTTCTTACATTGAAAGAAAGAATCAGAAACATAAGTGTATAGGTGGAAGTGAGAAAACTGATGAGAGTTAAAGTAATTTTTCTGCCTATGTTGGAGTTACCCCTCTTTCCTGGTTCTAGTGCCTTGGTATTATATCAGGGTTGTTCAGCAGTGAATCCCTCTTAATCATCAAatctttactttccttttttttaatttgttcactTATGTCCTCCAGACTAGTCTTGCTCCTGTCCAATCCTTAATTTCCATCTATTTTTCCACATATCTAGTTTTTATTCACTGCAAGATCTTAAGGATTGTGTTTCAAGTTGGCCCTAGAAATCTTATAAGTatccttttttatatttatttaccacAAATTTCCTGTGAACATTTGACTGCTATTGTCTTCTTGTTACCACACTCCATGCAAAAATGTCATGCCCATGCTAAAAATATTTGAAGGCTTTGGCTATACTACCTTAGGTACCAACAGATGAAAGATTAAAGTGAtgtaattcagaaaaagaaagtttTACACTAACTATATGCTCAGTATGTGTTCTTGCTACCAATCCTCTTAgcatgagcatgcatgcatactcagttgtgtttgattttttgcaagcccatggactatagcccaccaggctcctctgtccatggaatttcccaggcaagaatactcaagtggattgccatttcctcctccaggggatcttcctgacccagggatcgaacccaggtctcctgtctaGTACACACgattttctgctctaatttttgaTAGCATATCAGTCCTCATTAAGTGGTTCATTTCCAACAATAACTTCATACTCAATTCTTTCCCTAAATTATCCTCCATTCTAGCCTTAGAACTATTGAGAACCTAGGTACCCTTCAGGTAGGGCACACTATTTTCCCAAAtcttaacaacaaaaaacaaagtttGTAACATCCTTCTCACAAATTTAagcaacatttattttaaaacctgaaaGAAGCTACTACCTGTATATCATTCACTTTATAAAGGGATAAAAGCACCCATATCTGTGACTTTATAGTAAATACCCATCACCAAAATCAAGAGGCATCTTAAAATTGAAGGAAAATCCATAAATGAGaagcattttctctttcttggttGTACCTAAAATAATAGTTCACCTTTTAATCTATAGCACCATAGATATGCTTTATGAAGATTTCTTTGCTcacttttccaaaataaaaccTTCACTGTGATATTCTTTGCATCCCTCTATAAATTTAGAGGTACATAAAAAGCTCCATGTCTAAAAGTTACCTAGAGTTCTTTCACATATAAGGGCTCAGATGCAATAACAACCCATACCTGATGAttcaaaagtcacagaaatttgcTTATTTACATTCATGGACATTTTTTTCTGAGTGAATCAATATGAAATACCTCTCTCCACCTGACTTTGGAATCAGCCTACAAtactattaaataatatttattatgtgaAAAGTGCCCAGGCAGGAAGAGTGAAACAGAGACCATTCTTCTTGGGAGATTGTAATCCAGGTGAGGAAAGGAACTCTTGGTAACTGTATGCTATCTGGCACAGAATCTTATTTTCTTTAGACACATCCATCACATGGGTTAAGAGTTTACAAAAGTAAGAGATCACGTATAGACTAAAATATTCTGAGATTATATGATAGAAGTAGGAATCTGAGCCAAAATTTAAATGAGTAATAgtactttcttccctttttctagCTGAGGTTagctattttatttgcttttattccaAGAACCACCTTTTGGCTTTATAATTATAATGACTTATAACTATAATGTTTTATCTTTATTGCATCTTTTAGCTtgcttagttttcttttaaaactttattgcttttaaaaataagtatatgaGGTGAAAATAGTTTCCTCTCAGCATTGCTCTGTCTACAGCTCAAAGGGTCTAATAATCatgcttttcattaaaaaagattTCTGCATATTGTACCAACTTTGAAGAATaggtttttaaagatatatacatatatatagtcattattaattttaagatagaataatttaaaattttctcatattgTCTGCAATTTATAGTGTTATATAACAATGCCTTTACTTTGTAGAATTTGCCTAAAATAActttgctaagttacttcagtcgtgtctgactctttgcgaccctatggactgtagcccaccaagctcctatgtccatgggattctccaggcaagaatactggaatgggttgtcatgccctcctccaagggatcttacccacccagggattgaaactaccTCTCTTAtgcgtcctgcattggcaggaggttctTTACTGTTAACGCCACCTGGTGCCACCTTTACATTTTATCAATGTTCTAAGGTCATGACTTAAAAGGAAGTTTATTCTTTAAGAATAGTTATGTAGTGTGTTTACATAGCTTTGTTTTCAGAACATATTACATTCATCTTTATAAAATATGCTATTTATATTTCTAGATAAGAGGTTGGTAAACTTTCTGTGAAAGGCCATAGAGTTAATGATTTAGGCTTTACTGGTTATTCAGTCTCTATTGTAGCTATTCAAGTCTGCCTTGTAGCTTGAATACGTAAACAAATGGCTattgctgtgttccaataaatgTTTCTTTGCCAAAACAATCAGTAGGCAGGATTTGGCATGTGGGCCACAGTTTGCCAAGCACTATTCTagagtcctggagaaggaaatggcaatccactccagtactcttgcctggaaaattccatggatggaggagcctggtaggctacagtctatggggtagcaaagagttggacacaactgagcgactttagtttctttctttctatagttccttttggagaaggaaatggcaacccactccagtgttcttgcctggagaatcccatggacggaggggcctggtgggctgcagtctatggggttgcaaagagtcagacacgactgagcaactaacacacacacacacacattctagagTCCACAGGTTGTGAAACAAAATTAGAGAGGGATATTAAGGTTGACTACATATAATGAGTTCCTGTTTCTCCTTATAACTCttgcagttttttgttttatgaATCTTGATGACAATTTATTTGGTGTACTAATATTTTGAACTTTTCTGtatcctttaaaaattatcttctttAGCATTATCAAAATGTCCTTTTTCCACCTGTTtttgacctgaactgaactttgaaataaataaacactGAGTTGCTTTTATGTTTACTGGCTTAATAATTCATGACTGCATTTTCAAACTTCCTAAACTATTTTGTAGATGTACTatttgatgggcttccctagtggcttggcggtaaagaatctgcctgccaaacaggagacgtggattcgatccctaggttgggaagatcccttggctaatgaaatggcaacccactccagtattcttgcctgggaaatcccatggacagaggagcttggagggctacagtccatggggtcgtgaaagagtcagacatgacttagtgactaagcaagaACAATCTCTTTGATACAATATGATAGCCTTTTCTCTTAATAggtgtatttaatccatttacattgaGAGTTGATATGTCAGATAtgtttgtcttcctctgtttTATGTTGTGTGTTTGAATAGCTTTTGTGGTGAAAATTTTTAACACAGCAGGCCTAGACTGTTACCCTTAGAAAAGCCTGCTTACAAGATGAGCCCTTAACTAGCATTTGGGAACTCAGATTTCAAGATGGTTACCAAGATTCCCAGAATTGCTAAGAGGGGCTCAATGTGCTTAAACTGTTTgtacaaaaaatatatttatgctgAATAATTAGCTTCTATCAGAAAGCCTAGAATTTTGACATATGGGTGCCTACAGTAAAAactctgggttcagttcagttcagttcagttcagttgctcagtcgtgttcaactcttcgtgaccccatgaattgcagcacgccaggcctccccgtccatcaccaactcccggagttcactcagactcacgtccattgagtcagtgatgctatccagccatctcatcctctgtcgtccccttctcctcctgcccccaatccctcccagcatcagactcttttcatTGCAAATGAACTTTTCAGGTAG is part of the Bubalus kerabau isolate K-KA32 ecotype Philippines breed swamp buffalo chromosome 4, PCC_UOA_SB_1v2, whole genome shotgun sequence genome and harbors:
- the LOC129650488 gene encoding zinc finger protein 782-like isoform X3 is translated as MDSAQRTLYRDVMLENYSHLVSVGYCFTKPELIFMLEQGEDPWLLEKEFINRSSPEEFQPDELLEESLENQGKRLRQVLFINKSLTMEQEISGKPCTLDINIFPAETIPCKFDTTGSTYLLLSSLAPHCQYSKKTYVPNVCENWLFSIKDGRTNTGENSFVCSKNVKTFGHKDKVIQHQTIQTLQQAFEYNECRKDFLEKTALVMSKSTHPKMKPYKFNKFGENQHQKSTLIVSQSSHPEEKSHYEFNKYECTKNRNNFSRITQKTDIEGKSFSQKLHTKEQENFYIGVKSFEYGKNFSHNSTLPVHQRIHTIEQTYDYGTCTDTLGYQSACNVHKKTQIMLKPYECNECGKSCTKTSCLIQPQKSHMEEKPFECHQCGKAFSEKSRLKKHERTHTGEKPYKCDGCEKAFSAKSGLRIHQRTHTGEKPFECNECGKSFNYKSILIVHQRIHTGERPFECNECGKSFSHMSGLRNHRRTHTGERPYKCDECGKAFKLKSGLRKHHRTHTGEKPYKCNQCEKAFGQKSQLRGHHRIHTGEKPYTCNHCGEAFSQKSNLRVHHRTHTGEKPYKCDECGKTFRQKSNLRGHQRTHTGEKPYECNECAKSFSEKSVLRKHQRTHTGEKPYNCNHCGEAFSQKSNLRVHQRTHTGEKPYKCDKCGKTFSQKSSLREHQKAHTGK
- the LOC129650488 gene encoding zinc finger protein 782-like isoform X2: MNIIQASVSFKDVTVEFTQEEWHQMDSAQRTLYRDVMLENYSHLVSVGYCFTKPELIFMLEQGEDPWLLEKEFINRSSPEEFQPDELLEESLENQGKRLRQVLFINKSLTMEQEISGKPCTLDINIFPAETIPCKFDTTGSTYLLLSSLAPHCQYSKKTYVPNVCENWLFSIKDGRTNTGENSFVCSKNVKTFGHKDKVIQHQTIQTLQQAFEYNECRKDFLEKTALVMSKSTHPKMKPYKFNKFGENQHQKSTLIVSQSSHPEEKSHYEFNKYECTKNRNNFSRITQKTDIEGKSFSQKLHTKEQENFYIGVKSFEYGKNFSHNSTLPVHQRIHTIEQTYDYGTCTDTLGYQSACNVHKKTQIMLKPYECNECGKSCTKTSCLIQPQKSHMEEKPFECHQCGKAFSEKSRLKKHERTHTGEKPYKCDGCEKAFSAKSGLRIHQRTHTGEKPFECNECGKSFNYKSILIVHQRIHTGERPFECNECGKSFSHMSGLRNHRRTHTGERPYKCDECGKAFKLKSGLRKHHRTHTGEKPYKCNQCEKAFGQKSQLRGHHRIHTGEKPYTCNHCGEAFSQKSNLRVHHRTHTGEKPYKCDECGKTFRQKSNLRGHQRTHTGEKPYECNECAKSFSEKSVLRKHQRTHTGEKPYNCNHCGEAFSQKSNLRVHQRTHTGEKPYKCDKCGKTFSQKSSLREHQKAHTGK
- the LOC129650488 gene encoding zinc finger protein 782-like isoform X1, with the protein product MLCCCHVSITCDPCDILTSQDPRMIIRDGLSKPNHNSLLSQKQKMNIIQASVSFKDVTVEFTQEEWHQMDSAQRTLYRDVMLENYSHLVSVGYCFTKPELIFMLEQGEDPWLLEKEFINRSSPEEFQPDELLEESLENQGKRLRQVLFINKSLTMEQEISGKPCTLDINIFPAETIPCKFDTTGSTYLLLSSLAPHCQYSKKTYVPNVCENWLFSIKDGRTNTGENSFVCSKNVKTFGHKDKVIQHQTIQTLQQAFEYNECRKDFLEKTALVMSKSTHPKMKPYKFNKFGENQHQKSTLIVSQSSHPEEKSHYEFNKYECTKNRNNFSRITQKTDIEGKSFSQKLHTKEQENFYIGVKSFEYGKNFSHNSTLPVHQRIHTIEQTYDYGTCTDTLGYQSACNVHKKTQIMLKPYECNECGKSCTKTSCLIQPQKSHMEEKPFECHQCGKAFSEKSRLKKHERTHTGEKPYKCDGCEKAFSAKSGLRIHQRTHTGEKPFECNECGKSFNYKSILIVHQRIHTGERPFECNECGKSFSHMSGLRNHRRTHTGERPYKCDECGKAFKLKSGLRKHHRTHTGEKPYKCNQCEKAFGQKSQLRGHHRIHTGEKPYTCNHCGEAFSQKSNLRVHHRTHTGEKPYKCDECGKTFRQKSNLRGHQRTHTGEKPYECNECAKSFSEKSVLRKHQRTHTGEKPYNCNHCGEAFSQKSNLRVHQRTHTGEKPYKCDKCGKTFSQKSSLREHQKAHTGK